Proteins from a genomic interval of Motacilla alba alba isolate MOTALB_02 chromosome 11, Motacilla_alba_V1.0_pri, whole genome shotgun sequence:
- the TUBB3 gene encoding tubulin beta-3 chain, producing MSTLAPLRLLREPSNASEGNQSNATLGAGGGWCQGPDIPNELFLALGLVSLVENLLVVAAILKNRNLHSPTYYFICCLAVSDMLVSISNLAEMLFMLLLEHGVLVMRPSIVRHMDSVIDTLICSSVVSSLSFLGVIAVDRYITIFYALRYHSIMTLQRAVVTMASVWLASTVSSSVLIAYYRSNTVLLCLIGFFLFMLVLMLVLYIHMFALARHHLHSISSQQKPPTAHRGGSLKGAVTLTILLGVFFICWGPFFFHLILIVTCPTNPFCTCFFSYFNLFLILIICNSVIDPLIYAFRSQELRRTLREVVTCSWAHHRRLCSRAAPAAAHLVTGTGTVPAPAGATGDRDPQGVPPGCCGAAAAAAGWLRAAVTSAAGPVRRREPIKDAAAAAPPPALPVPLRSGAAPLPAPARSRPAPLRPGRTMREIVHIQAGQCGNQIGAKFWEVISDEHGIDPSGNYVGDSDLQLERISVYYNEASSHKYVPRAILVDLEPGTMDSVRSGAFGHLFRPDNFIFGQSGAGNNWAKGHYTEGAELVDSVLDVVRKECENCDCLQGFQLTHSLGGGTGSGMGTLLISKVREEYPDRIMNTFSVVPSPKVSDTVVEPYNATLSIHQLVENTDETYCIDNEALYDICFRTLKLATPTYGDLNHLVSATMSGVTTSLRFPGQLNADLRKLAVNMVPFPRLHFFMPGFAPLTARGSQQYRALTVPELTQQMFDAKNMMAACDPRHGRYLTVATVFRGRMSMKEVDEQMLAIQSKNSSYFVEWIPNNVKVAVCDIPPRGLKMSSTFIGNSTAIQELFKRISEQFTAMFRRKAFLHWYTGEGMDEMEFTEAESNMNDLVSEYQQYQDATAEEEGEMYEDDEEESEAQGAK from the exons ATGTCGACGCTGGCCCCCCTGCGTCTGCTGCGCGAGCCCTCGAATGCCAGCGAGGGCAACCAGAGCAACGCCACGCTTGGGGCCGGGGGCGGCTGGTGCCAGGGGCCGGACATTCCCAACGAGCTGTTCCTGGCGCTGGGGCTGGTGAGCCTGGTGGAGAACCTGCTGGTGGTGGCCGCCATCCTGAAGAACAGGAACCTGCACTCGCCCACCTACTACTTCATCTGCTGCCTGGCGGTGTCGGACATGCTGGTGAGCATCAGCAACCTGGCGGAGATGCtcttcatgctgctgctggagcacgGGGTGCTGGTGATGCGCCCCAGCATCGTCCGCCACATGGACAGCGTCATCGACACGCTCATCTGCAGCTCCGTGGTCTCGTCCCTCTCCTTCCTGGGGGTCATCGCCGTTGACCGCTACATCACCATCTTCTACGCCCTGCGCTACCACAGCATCATGACCCTGCAGCGGGCCGTGGTCACCATGGCCAGCGTCTGGCTGGCCAGCACTGTCTCCAGCTCCGTCTTGATCGCCTACTACCGCAGCAACACCGTCCTCCTCTGCCTCATCGGCTTCTTCCTCTTCATGCTGGTGCTCATGCTGGTGCTCTACATCCACATGTTCGCCCTGGCCCGACACCACCTCCACAGCATCTCCAGCCAGCAGAAGCCACCCACTGCCCACCGCGGTGGCAGCCTGAAGGGTGCCGTCACCCTCACCATCCTCCTGGGCGTCTTCTTTATCTGCTGGGGGCCCTTCTTCTTCCACCTCATCCTCATCGTCACCTGTCCCACCAACCCCTTCTGCACCTGCTTCTTCAGCTACTTCAacctcttcctcatcctcatcatctGTAACTCGGTGATTGACCCCCTCATCTACGCCTTCCGGAGCCAGGAGCTCCGGCGGACGCTGCGGGAGGTGGTGACGTGCTCCTG GGCCCATCACCGTCGCCTTTGTTCTcgggccgcgcccgccgccgcccacCTCGtcaccggcaccggcaccgtCCCCGCTCCCGCGGGGGCGACCGGCGACCGGGACCCCCAGGGTGTGCCTCCC GGCTGTTGcggcgctgcggcggcggccgcTGGTTGGCTGCGGGCGGCGGTGACGTCAGCGGCCGGCCCGGTGCGGCGGCGGGAGCCTATAAAGGatgcggcggcggccgcgccgccccccgcgctcccggtgccgctccGCTCCGGTgccgctccgctcccggccCCAGCCCGCTCCCGTCCCGCTCCGCTCCGGCCCGGCCGCACCATGAGGGAGATCGTCCACATCCAGGCGGGGCAATGCGGCAACCAGATCGGCGCCAAG TTCTGGGAGGTGATCAGCGACGAGCACGGCATCGACCCCAGCGGCAACTACGTGGGGGACTCGGACCTGCAGCTCGAACGCATCAGTGTCTACTACAATGAGGCCTCTT CTCACAAGTACGTGCCTCGCGCCATCCTGGTGGACCTGGAGCCGGGGACGATGGACAGCGTGCGCTCGGGTGCCTTCGGCCACCTCTTCCGCCCCGACAACTTCATCTTCG gGCAGAGCGGTGCCGGCAACAACTGGGCCAAGGGGCACTACACAGAGGGGGCCGAGCTGGTGGACTCGGTGCTGGACGTGGTGCGCAAGGAGTGTGAGAACTGCGACTGCCTGCAGGGCTTCCAGCTGACCCACTCGCTGGGCGGGGGCACCGGCTCGGGCATGGGCACGCTGCTCATCAGCAAGGTGCGCGAGGAGTACCCCGACCGCATCATGAACACCTTCAGCGTGGTGCCGTCCCCCAAGGTGTCGGACACGGTGGTGGAGCCCTACAACGCCACGCTGTCCATCCACCAGCTGGTGGAGAACACGGACGAGACCTACTGCATCGACAACGAGGCGCTCTACGACATCTGCTTCCGCACCCTCAAGCTGGCCACCCCCACCTACGGCGACCTCAACCACCTGGTGTCGGCCACCATGAGCGGCGTCACCACCTCCCTGCGCTTCCCCGGCCAGCTCAACGCCGACCTGCGCAAGCTGGCCGTCAACATGGTGCCCTTCCCGCGGCTGCACTTCTTCATGCCCGGCTTCGCGCCGCTGACGGCGCGCGGCAGCCAGCAGTACCGCGCCCTCACCGTGCCCGAGCTCACCCAGCAGATGTTCGACGCCAAGAACATGATGGCCGCCTGCGACCCCCGCCACGGCCGCTACCTCACCGTGGCCACTGTCTTCCGTGGCCGCATGTCCATGAAGGAGGTGGACGAACAGATGTTGGCCATCCAGAGCAAGAACAGCTCCTACTTTGTGGAGTGGATCCCCAACAACGTCAAGGTGGCCGTGTGTGACATCCCGCCGCGGGGGCTGAAGATGTCCTCCACCTTCATTGGGAACAGCACGGCCATCCAGGAGCTCTTCAAGCGCATCTCGGAGCAGTTCACGGCCATGTTCCGCCGCAAGGCCTTCCTGCACTGGTACACGGGCGAGGGCATGGACGAGATGGAGTTCACCGAGGCCGAGAGCAACATGAATGACCTGGTGTCCGAGTACCAGCAGTACCAGGACGCCACGGCCGAGGAGGAGGGCGAGATGTACGAGGATGACGAGGAGGAGTCGGAGGCGCAGGGCGCCAAGTGa